A genome region from Pseudodesulfovibrio alkaliphilus includes the following:
- a CDS encoding RluA family pseudouridine synthase yields MIRIPEGLSILHRDPLFVVVDKPGGLLSVPGRGPENQDCVVSRLKALFPECLDQPSVHRLDQDTSGLIVMALTVRAHRALSGQFMQRLVGKRYVALLDGVVAQDAGVIELAFRLDPADRPRQVYDPEGGKPGVTRWRKLGVEDGRTRVEFMPLTGRTHQLRLHAAHAKGLGVPIVGDRLYGTGTGPGQLRLHASTLRFRHPATRQPMEFSSPPPF; encoded by the coding sequence ATGATCCGCATCCCGGAAGGACTCTCCATCCTCCACCGCGATCCGCTTTTCGTGGTGGTGGACAAGCCCGGCGGTCTGCTCTCTGTGCCCGGTCGCGGGCCGGAGAACCAGGATTGCGTGGTCAGCCGCCTCAAGGCTCTGTTCCCGGAGTGTCTCGACCAGCCTTCGGTCCACCGTCTGGATCAGGATACCTCCGGCCTCATCGTCATGGCCCTGACCGTACGGGCTCACCGCGCCCTGTCCGGGCAGTTCATGCAGCGGCTGGTGGGCAAGCGCTATGTGGCCCTGCTGGACGGGGTGGTGGCGCAGGACGCTGGCGTCATCGAACTGGCCTTCCGGCTCGACCCGGCCGACCGGCCCCGCCAGGTCTACGATCCCGAGGGCGGCAAGCCGGGTGTCACCCGCTGGCGGAAGCTCGGCGTCGAGGACGGGCGCACCCGTGTGGAGTTCATGCCTCTGACCGGCCGGACCCATCAACTCCGCCTTCATGCGGCTCACGCCAAGGGCCTCGGGGTTCCCATCGTCGGCGACCGGCTTTATGGCACGGGCACTGGGCCGGGGCAGCTCCGGCTCCACGCTTCGACCCTGCGTTTCCGCCATCCGGCCACACGCCAGCCCATGGAGTTCTCGTCGCCGCCCCCCTTCTGA
- the greA gene encoding transcription elongation factor GreA: MDRIPISKQGFEKIRQELEELRAQRPAIIQAIKEAREEGDLSENAGYDAARERQGMLEARITYINSRMPLFDVLDLDTLGGERAIFGATVEIEDIETEETKRFTLLGPDDADHKNGSISVLSPMGRALLGKEAGDEVVVDAPRGRIEYEILSVRFLGSAGLNIR, translated from the coding sequence ATGGACAGAATTCCCATTTCCAAACAAGGCTTTGAAAAGATCAGACAGGAACTCGAAGAGCTTCGGGCGCAGCGGCCCGCCATCATTCAGGCCATCAAGGAGGCCCGCGAGGAGGGCGACTTGAGCGAAAACGCGGGATACGACGCCGCCCGCGAGCGCCAGGGAATGCTTGAGGCCCGCATCACCTACATCAACTCGCGCATGCCGCTTTTCGATGTTCTCGACCTCGACACCCTTGGAGGCGAGCGGGCCATATTCGGGGCCACTGTGGAGATCGAAGACATTGAGACCGAGGAAACCAAGCGGTTCACCCTGCTCGGCCCGGACGACGCTGACCACAAGAACGGCTCCATTTCCGTGCTCTCGCCCATGGGCCGCGCCCTGCTTGGCAAGGAGGCCGGCGACGAGGTCGTGGTGGACGCCCCGCGAGGCCGCATCGAGTACGAGATTCTCTCCGTCCGGTTCCTGGGATCAGCGGGGTTGAACATCAGGTAG
- a CDS encoding BMP family lipoprotein: MSKLRSLLFVALSVVSMAVLLAPGPVLAKEFTIGLILVGPYNDKGYSQAQYEGGKYVEARMPGAKMIYLDKVNPADRPGLTVPQVVDDLVEKGADLIIAGSDDMKDGILEAAAMHSDKTFVHISGDAAWTGSAPANLGNLFSRMEYPKMMAGFAAAMTTETGKIGFLGPLINEETRRLVAAAYLGAAHAWTTVRGRDIKDLSFNVKWIGFWFNIPGVTADPTQVAGSFFDTGYDVIISGIDTPEAVAVARQKSAQGARVFALPYDYEKACEGQGSICLGVPYFNWGPSFLRLATQVRDGSYKPAFEWDAPYWDAINDHDKSPVGFMPGEGLSAEVKAKLDAFVAQMGSGQIDLFTGPLNYQDGSVFLKPGEKATDKQIWYMEQLLEGMSGLSSAK; this comes from the coding sequence ATGTCCAAGCTACGCTCACTGCTTTTCGTGGCGCTTTCCGTGGTGTCCATGGCCGTGCTGCTCGCCCCGGGGCCGGTTCTGGCCAAGGAGTTCACCATCGGCCTGATTCTGGTCGGCCCTTACAATGACAAGGGATACAGCCAGGCCCAGTACGAAGGCGGCAAGTATGTCGAGGCCCGCATGCCCGGCGCGAAAATGATCTACCTCGACAAGGTCAACCCGGCCGACAGGCCCGGACTGACCGTGCCCCAGGTGGTGGACGATCTCGTGGAAAAGGGCGCCGACCTGATCATCGCCGGGTCCGACGACATGAAGGACGGCATTCTCGAAGCCGCGGCCATGCACTCCGACAAAACCTTTGTCCACATCTCGGGCGACGCCGCCTGGACCGGGTCTGCCCCGGCCAACCTCGGCAACCTCTTCAGCCGCATGGAATATCCCAAAATGATGGCCGGATTCGCCGCGGCCATGACCACCGAAACCGGCAAGATCGGCTTTCTCGGCCCCCTGATCAACGAGGAGACCCGCCGTCTGGTGGCCGCCGCCTACCTCGGCGCGGCCCACGCCTGGACCACGGTGCGCGGCCGGGACATTAAGGACCTCTCCTTCAACGTCAAGTGGATCGGCTTCTGGTTCAACATCCCCGGCGTCACCGCCGATCCGACCCAGGTGGCAGGCTCCTTCTTCGACACCGGATACGATGTGATCATTTCGGGCATAGACACACCCGAGGCAGTGGCCGTGGCCAGACAGAAAAGCGCCCAGGGTGCCAGGGTCTTCGCCCTGCCCTACGATTATGAAAAGGCCTGCGAGGGCCAGGGTTCCATCTGTCTTGGCGTACCCTACTTCAACTGGGGGCCGTCCTTCCTGCGGCTGGCCACCCAGGTGCGCGACGGCAGCTACAAGCCCGCCTTCGAGTGGGACGCCCCCTACTGGGACGCCATCAACGACCACGACAAGTCTCCCGTTGGCTTCATGCCCGGCGAGGGACTCAGCGCCGAGGTCAAGGCCAAACTCGACGCGTTCGTGGCCCAGATGGGCTCCGGGCAGATCGACCTGTTCACCGGACCACTCAACTACCAGGACGGCTCCGTCTTCCTCAAGCCCGGCGAAAAGGCCACGGACAAGCAGATCTGGTACATGGAGCAACTGCTCGAGGGCATGAGCGGACTGTCCAGCGCCAAGTAG
- a CDS encoding ATP-binding cassette domain-containing protein yields the protein MIVLQDIHKHYGRVRANDGVSLTFEPGRIYALVGENGAGKSTLMRVLAGHTRPTSGTIDLCGRTVAFLTPALARDHGVGMLYQDPLDFPAMPIWENFQLGAPSRTKRQVVDVIGELSYRLDACFLPDEAVSSLTVGERQLLELLRLLDLGATALILDEPTTGITPEQKRDLFDLLMKLAREENHTIVLVTHKLSEALEMADAILVMRQGALVATLTPPYDERELVRRMFGEAANAAAVGAPEPAESDTPPRLALEDVVMAGPKYSMGPMSFSARPGECVGLAGLDGSGQELFLRGLCGLDRMPGGSLTLDQRTYADNDFAALRRAGVHFVPADRLELALFPALTLREHIALAFPGRLDEMDAFYQSQCVERFNLRAHPDTLASELSGGNQQRLLLSLIPDDASLLLMEHPTRGLDAGSARQVWTHLNSRCRAGATLIFFSPDLDEVLEHSHRVVVFYDRAMVAVVDRARASTEVVGALMAGKSPAEVLGDRQ from the coding sequence ATGATCGTCTTACAGGACATTCACAAGCATTACGGCCGGGTTCGGGCCAACGACGGCGTCAGCCTGACCTTCGAACCCGGCCGCATCTACGCCCTGGTGGGAGAAAACGGCGCGGGCAAAAGCACGCTGATGCGTGTCCTGGCCGGGCACACCCGCCCCACCTCGGGCACCATCGACCTGTGCGGCCGCACCGTGGCCTTTCTCACGCCTGCCCTGGCCCGCGATCACGGGGTGGGCATGCTCTACCAGGATCCTCTCGACTTTCCGGCCATGCCCATTTGGGAGAACTTCCAGCTGGGTGCGCCAAGCCGGACAAAACGACAGGTCGTCGATGTCATCGGCGAACTCTCCTATCGGCTCGATGCCTGTTTCCTGCCCGACGAAGCGGTCTCGTCCCTGACGGTGGGCGAGCGCCAGCTCCTGGAACTGCTCCGGCTCCTTGACCTGGGGGCCACCGCATTGATCCTCGACGAACCGACCACGGGCATCACCCCGGAACAGAAGCGCGACCTCTTCGACCTGCTGATGAAGCTGGCCCGCGAGGAAAACCACACCATCGTCCTGGTCACCCACAAACTCTCCGAGGCCCTGGAAATGGCCGACGCCATCCTGGTCATGCGCCAGGGGGCCCTCGTGGCGACACTGACCCCTCCCTATGACGAAAGGGAGCTGGTGCGGCGCATGTTCGGCGAGGCGGCCAACGCCGCGGCCGTGGGCGCGCCGGAACCGGCCGAGTCGGATACGCCTCCCAGGCTGGCCCTCGAGGATGTGGTCATGGCCGGACCCAAGTACTCCATGGGGCCGATGTCCTTTTCTGCCAGACCCGGCGAGTGTGTTGGACTGGCCGGGCTGGACGGCAGCGGCCAGGAGCTGTTCCTGCGGGGCCTGTGCGGGCTGGACCGAATGCCCGGCGGCTCTCTGACCCTGGACCAACGGACATACGCCGACAACGACTTCGCCGCCTTGCGCCGGGCAGGCGTTCACTTTGTGCCTGCGGACCGGCTGGAGCTGGCGCTGTTTCCGGCCCTGACCCTGCGGGAGCACATCGCCCTGGCCTTTCCGGGCCGCCTGGACGAGATGGACGCCTTCTACCAGAGCCAGTGCGTGGAACGGTTCAACCTGCGAGCCCACCCGGACACCCTGGCCAGCGAGCTTTCCGGCGGCAACCAACAGAGACTTCTGCTTTCCCTCATCCCTGACGATGCCTCCCTGCTGCTCATGGAGCATCCCACACGCGGCCTTGACGCCGGATCGGCCCGACAGGTGTGGACTCATCTCAACAGCCGCTGCCGGGCGGGGGCGACCCTGATCTTCTTCTCGCCCGACCTCGACGAGGTGCTGGAGCACAGCCACCGGGTGGTGGTCTTCTACGACCGGGCCATGGTCGCCGTGGTGGACCGGGCCAGGGCCAGCACCGAGGTCGTGGGTGCGCTCATGGCAGGCAAGAGCCCCGCGGAAGTCCTGGGAGACAGACAATGA
- a CDS encoding ABC transporter permease, whose protein sequence is MTRPWTRFSALVEAGWLGAALLLALGLTVLVTLPSGAPPLETIAVLLDGGLGSMAKLGRALAGWVPLTLCAVGLLVTFTARLWNIGVEGQVVMGAIFCTAALRPFATGGVPEILLAMGAGVLGGALWALLAGLLRVFGRVHEIFSGLGLNFVALGVTLWLIFGPWKRPGVASMSGTAPIDVSLWLPRLGPMSVSWAALALALSAILGVGLLLHRSSWGLKLRAVGENPKAATLFALGPRRRLLQAFMLCGGLAGLAGAIQVLGVYHRLLPSISSSYGYTALLVGMMASFRLGPVPFICFFFAVLNVGSIQLPLQMGLDSSLSGVIQGIMVLSVFIVHGLRLWLRQRRETA, encoded by the coding sequence ATGACCCGGCCCTGGACACGTTTTTCGGCGCTGGTCGAAGCGGGCTGGCTCGGCGCGGCCCTGCTCCTGGCCCTGGGCCTGACCGTCCTGGTCACGCTGCCTTCGGGCGCCCCTCCCCTGGAGACCATTGCCGTGCTTCTGGACGGCGGCCTCGGCTCGATGGCCAAGCTGGGCCGGGCGCTGGCGGGCTGGGTGCCGCTGACCCTGTGCGCCGTGGGTCTGCTCGTCACCTTCACGGCCCGGCTCTGGAACATCGGCGTGGAGGGCCAGGTGGTCATGGGGGCCATCTTCTGTACCGCGGCCCTGCGCCCCTTTGCCACAGGCGGGGTGCCCGAGATACTCCTGGCCATGGGGGCGGGAGTCCTGGGTGGTGCCCTCTGGGCCCTGCTGGCGGGACTGTTGCGCGTCTTTGGCCGGGTCCACGAGATATTCTCCGGCCTGGGTCTCAACTTCGTGGCCCTGGGCGTGACCCTGTGGCTCATCTTCGGCCCGTGGAAGCGACCGGGCGTGGCCTCCATGTCCGGCACCGCGCCCATCGACGTGTCCCTGTGGCTGCCCCGGCTCGGCCCCATGAGCGTAAGCTGGGCCGCCCTGGCCCTGGCACTGTCCGCCATCCTCGGGGTGGGACTGCTGCTTCACCGCTCGTCCTGGGGGCTCAAGCTCAGGGCCGTGGGCGAAAATCCCAAGGCAGCCACCCTGTTCGCGCTGGGACCGCGCCGCCGTCTGCTCCAGGCATTCATGCTCTGCGGCGGGCTGGCCGGACTGGCCGGGGCCATCCAGGTGCTCGGCGTCTACCACCGGCTGCTGCCCTCCATCTCGTCGAGCTACGGCTACACCGCCCTGCTGGTGGGCATGATGGCCTCCTTCCGGCTTGGTCCGGTACCCTTCATCTGCTTCTTCTTCGCCGTGCTCAATGTGGGGTCCATTCAGCTGCCTCTGCAAATGGGCCTTGATTCGTCCCTAAGCGGCGTCATCCAGGGGATCATGGTCCTGTCCGTTTTCATCGTCCACGGCCTGCGCCTGTGGCTGCGCCAAAGGAGGGAAACGGCATGA
- a CDS encoding ABC transporter permease: MTETLALALAAVLMAAAPLVLATLGETLTEKAGVINLSLDGSILLAAMTAFAVAVTFDNPWLGMLGGMAVGAAIAGLLGIIGIFMGQSQLAVGFILTLLARDLAYFLGHAFSRLPGPDLGLWTIPGLAEVVGIGPILGSRSPVVHLSLVAVFLCWWWMYRTEAGMRLRAVGESPRAAFGRGIRVRLVRLWYCLAGGALVGMAGAAYSLAVKPGWGRPQGCEGAGWIALAIVIFGGWHPVRAALGAVLFAALQVSGIYLQEIFPSIPAPVFQVAPFPVMILTLLAVNMGRVGWIQDLVRRHPFLRRFSRGWSFDPPAALGQDFNPKKGL, translated from the coding sequence ATGACCGAAACCCTGGCCCTGGCCCTGGCCGCCGTACTCATGGCCGCCGCGCCCCTGGTGCTGGCCACCCTGGGAGAGACGCTCACGGAAAAGGCGGGCGTCATCAACCTGTCGCTCGACGGCTCCATCCTGCTGGCCGCCATGACCGCCTTTGCCGTGGCCGTGACCTTTGACAACCCATGGCTGGGCATGCTCGGGGGCATGGCCGTTGGCGCGGCCATCGCCGGGCTGCTGGGGATCATCGGCATCTTCATGGGCCAGTCGCAACTGGCCGTGGGCTTCATCCTCACCCTGCTGGCCCGCGATCTGGCCTATTTCCTGGGCCACGCCTTCTCGCGCCTGCCAGGGCCCGATCTGGGGCTGTGGACCATTCCGGGGCTGGCCGAGGTGGTTGGCATCGGCCCCATTCTGGGCTCCCGCTCGCCAGTGGTCCACCTGAGCCTCGTGGCCGTTTTCCTGTGCTGGTGGTGGATGTACCGCACCGAGGCCGGTATGCGGCTGCGGGCCGTGGGCGAATCCCCTCGGGCGGCCTTTGGCCGGGGTATCCGGGTACGGCTGGTCAGGCTGTGGTACTGCCTTGCGGGCGGCGCCCTGGTGGGCATGGCCGGTGCCGCCTACTCCCTGGCGGTCAAGCCGGGCTGGGGTCGCCCCCAGGGCTGCGAAGGCGCGGGCTGGATCGCCCTGGCCATCGTCATCTTCGGGGGCTGGCATCCGGTTCGCGCCGCCCTTGGCGCGGTCCTCTTCGCCGCGCTCCAGGTGTCGGGCATCTATCTGCAGGAAATTTTCCCGTCCATTCCGGCCCCTGTCTTCCAGGTGGCCCCGTTCCCCGTCATGATCCTGACCCTGCTGGCCGTGAACATGGGGCGCGTGGGCTGGATTCAGGATCTGGTCCGCCGCCACCCCTTCCTCAGGCGCTTCTCCCGGGGCTGGTCCTTTGATCCCCCGGCGGCCTTAGGCCAGGACTTCAACCCGAAAAAGGGACTGTAA
- a CDS encoding 2-hydroxyacid dehydrogenase: MSKPKVFVTRRIPDAGIDLLAQTAEVTVNPEDRTLSRAELLAAVADCQGVIGLLTERIDAEFFDAAPQLKGYANYAVGYDNIDVAEATRRAIPVSNTPGVLTDATAECAWALLFAAARRVVEADRVMRSGDWQGWGPLQFLGQGVRGKTLGIVGAGRIGTAMALMSRGFDMPVLYTSSSGRRNAVLEDRLDARLVPFETLLAEADFISIHAPLTPDTRHLFNAAAFARMKPTACLVNTSRGPVIKEDDLVQALKDGVIAGAGLDVFEREPAMADGLAGLENAVVLPHIGSATIESRTDMATLAARNMLAMLAGQRPETCLNPDLFAAPAGRTWT, translated from the coding sequence ATGAGCAAACCCAAGGTCTTCGTCACCCGGCGCATCCCGGACGCGGGCATTGACCTGCTGGCCCAAACGGCCGAAGTGACCGTCAACCCCGAGGACCGCACCCTGTCGAGAGCCGAGCTGCTGGCCGCGGTGGCCGACTGCCAGGGCGTCATCGGCCTGCTCACCGAGCGGATCGACGCCGAGTTCTTCGACGCCGCGCCACAGCTCAAGGGGTACGCCAACTACGCCGTGGGCTACGACAACATCGACGTGGCCGAGGCAACCCGCCGCGCCATTCCGGTCTCCAACACCCCGGGCGTGCTTACCGACGCCACGGCCGAATGTGCCTGGGCGCTGCTCTTTGCCGCGGCCCGGCGCGTGGTGGAAGCGGACAGGGTCATGCGTTCCGGCGACTGGCAGGGCTGGGGGCCGCTCCAGTTCCTTGGTCAGGGCGTGCGCGGCAAGACCCTGGGCATTGTCGGCGCAGGCCGCATCGGCACGGCCATGGCCCTGATGTCGCGGGGTTTCGACATGCCGGTGCTCTACACCAGCTCCTCGGGAAGGCGCAACGCGGTCCTTGAAGACCGTCTCGACGCACGTCTGGTTCCCTTTGAAACCCTGCTGGCCGAAGCGGATTTCATCTCCATCCACGCCCCGCTCACGCCAGACACCCGGCACCTCTTCAACGCCGCCGCCTTTGCCCGGATGAAGCCCACGGCCTGTCTCGTCAACACATCACGCGGCCCGGTGATCAAGGAGGACGATCTGGTGCAAGCCCTCAAGGACGGCGTCATCGCGGGCGCGGGGCTCGACGTGTTCGAACGCGAACCGGCCATGGCCGACGGACTGGCCGGGCTGGAGAATGCGGTGGTCCTGCCGCACATCGGCTCGGCCACCATAGAGTCGCGCACGGACATGGCCACCCTGGCTGCCCGCAACATGCTGGCCATGCTGGCCGGACAGAGGCCCGAGACCTGCCTCAACCCCGACCTCTTTGCCGCCCCGGCCGGTAGGACATGGACATGA
- a CDS encoding glycerate kinase type-2 family protein: MTTVHAARRDHLLAIVNRAIEAVAPEGAMRKAVTRDGDVLTVGKERYDLNDFERILVLGAGKASAAMARALEDILGERALARWLHDGLVVTKYGHGCALGRVRVTEAAHPVPDEAGQRGAEALLHLAATATERDLVFCLVSGGASALTPAPVPPVTLAHKQETTSRLLACGATIDEINAIRKHLSAFKGGHLAKALEPATVLTLIISDVVGDRLDVIGSGPTAPDDATFADCLDILDRYGLGGAVPPEVVALLRAGRNGSLPETLGSDDPCFARVRNLIIAGNAQALAGAAEAARELGYSPLVMEPAMQGEARQVASDLICAAMGICGGNGPKPPVCLLAGGETTVTLRGNGKGGRNQEMALAAAIRLHESGPESGRISMACVGTDGTDGPTDAAGALVLPDTLGDCDATNLSAALRHLADNDAYTFFTATGTIVKTGPTRTNVMDVAVILVDPA; this comes from the coding sequence ATGACCACTGTCCATGCCGCCCGGCGTGACCACCTGCTGGCCATCGTCAACCGGGCCATTGAGGCCGTGGCCCCGGAAGGAGCCATGCGCAAGGCCGTGACACGCGACGGGGATGTCCTGACCGTGGGCAAAGAGCGCTACGACCTCAACGACTTCGAGCGCATTCTGGTCCTCGGCGCGGGCAAGGCGAGCGCGGCCATGGCCCGCGCCCTGGAGGATATTTTGGGCGAGAGAGCCCTGGCCCGCTGGCTCCACGACGGCTTGGTGGTCACCAAGTACGGCCACGGCTGCGCCCTTGGTCGCGTGCGGGTGACAGAGGCCGCCCATCCCGTGCCCGACGAGGCAGGGCAACGCGGGGCCGAGGCGCTCCTGCATCTCGCGGCCACGGCCACGGAGCGCGATCTGGTCTTCTGCCTCGTCTCGGGCGGGGCCAGCGCCCTGACCCCCGCGCCCGTGCCGCCAGTGACCCTGGCCCACAAGCAGGAGACCACCAGCCGCCTGCTGGCCTGCGGGGCGACCATCGACGAGATCAACGCCATCCGCAAGCACCTCTCGGCCTTCAAGGGCGGGCATCTGGCCAAGGCCCTGGAACCGGCCACGGTCCTGACCCTGATCATCTCCGACGTGGTGGGCGACAGGTTGGATGTCATCGGCTCCGGTCCCACCGCGCCTGACGACGCCACCTTTGCCGACTGCCTGGACATCCTCGACCGCTACGGACTCGGCGGGGCCGTGCCTCCCGAGGTGGTTGCCCTGCTCCGGGCCGGGCGCAACGGCAGCCTTCCCGAGACGCTGGGCAGCGACGATCCCTGCTTCGCCCGCGTGCGCAACCTGATCATCGCGGGCAACGCCCAGGCCCTGGCCGGAGCTGCCGAGGCGGCCCGCGAGCTGGGCTATTCGCCGCTAGTGATGGAGCCGGCCATGCAGGGCGAGGCGCGGCAGGTGGCCTCGGATCTGATCTGCGCGGCCATGGGCATCTGCGGCGGCAACGGCCCCAAGCCTCCGGTGTGCCTGCTGGCCGGGGGGGAAACCACCGTAACCCTCCGGGGCAACGGCAAGGGCGGCCGCAACCAGGAGATGGCCCTGGCCGCAGCCATCCGACTCCACGAATCCGGCCCGGAGAGCGGCCGCATCAGCATGGCCTGCGTGGGCACCGACGGCACCGACGGCCCCACGGACGCGGCAGGCGCCCTGGTCCTGCCCGACACCCTTGGCGACTGCGACGCCACAAACCTGAGCGCCGCGCTCCGCCACCTCGCGGACAACGACGCCTACACCTTCTTCACCGCCACCGGAACCATCGTCAAAACAGGCCCCACGCGCACCAATGTCATGGACGTGGCCGTCATTCTTGTGGACCCGGCCTAA
- a CDS encoding M15 family metallopeptidase has protein sequence MSRAPGMRFFLPSLLLLLLLAAPAWAAGLPEGFCHVEEVVPGVVLDVRYFTSHNFLGDPVDGYEAPRVILTVQAARALAGVQATLARFGLGLKVFDGYRPQRAVDHFVRWAEDLSDTRMKAEFYPDVDKAHLFRDGYIAARSGHSRGSTVDLTIIDLGTGEALDMGTPFDFFGPPSWPESPAMSAQVRANRALLQGIMVSHGFRPLAEEWWHFTLENEPFPDTWFDFPVR, from the coding sequence ATGTCCCGTGCTCCCGGAATGCGCTTTTTCCTGCCGTCCCTGCTTTTGCTTCTTCTGCTGGCCGCTCCCGCCTGGGCCGCCGGGCTGCCCGAGGGGTTCTGCCATGTGGAGGAGGTCGTTCCGGGGGTGGTCCTTGATGTGCGCTATTTCACCAGCCACAACTTCCTGGGCGATCCGGTGGACGGGTACGAAGCCCCCCGAGTCATCCTGACGGTGCAGGCGGCCCGCGCCCTGGCCGGGGTGCAGGCCACCCTGGCCCGGTTCGGCCTGGGCCTCAAGGTCTTTGACGGCTACCGGCCCCAACGGGCCGTGGACCATTTCGTGCGCTGGGCCGAAGACCTCAGCGACACGCGGATGAAGGCGGAGTTCTACCCGGACGTGGACAAGGCCCATCTGTTCCGCGATGGCTACATTGCGGCCCGTTCCGGTCATTCACGCGGGTCCACCGTGGATTTGACCATTATTGACCTGGGCACGGGTGAAGCATTGGACATGGGCACGCCCTTTGACTTCTTCGGCCCACCCTCCTGGCCCGAGAGCCCGGCCATGTCCGCCCAGGTGCGGGCCAACCGCGCCTTGCTTCAGGGGATTATGGTCAGCCACGGGTTCCGCCCCCTGGCCGAGGAATGGTGGCATTTCACCCTGGAGAACGAACCCTTCCCGGACACCTGGTTCGATTTTCCGGTCCGCTGA
- a CDS encoding PHP domain-containing protein, giving the protein MLTFDLHFHANIHRMPARSKSLRLRKIRRHLRQCGPDFVASTEHSYKKPLEAYQRLAEASADLRTSVIPGVEAVSAEGIDIIFLFDDEAGLRRGLGDVPTFGWSVRDVGRIAAHTGALTIVPHPFHLGRTSAGNILSRRGYLRLLAVSDYVEIHNGSALTFDSQLTGCGAGQLFGKTQHKLDLTLDLPMADRGEGLGWAVSSDAHYPGEQFIVGCTDEVMAPAEPVLDFLRRRIRFAPHALIEPPTEYSVNSLHLLRSLQGVLKEAMVKQCLRTSGRARAAGVALALSCGAFASM; this is encoded by the coding sequence ATGCTGACATTCGACCTTCACTTTCATGCCAATATCCACCGCATGCCTGCCAGGAGCAAGTCCCTGAGGCTGCGTAAGATTCGGCGGCACCTTCGGCAGTGCGGCCCGGACTTTGTGGCGTCCACCGAACACTCCTACAAGAAGCCCCTTGAGGCCTACCAGCGACTGGCCGAGGCCTCGGCGGATCTGCGCACCTCGGTCATCCCGGGCGTGGAGGCCGTGTCGGCCGAGGGCATCGACATCATCTTTCTCTTCGACGACGAGGCGGGGCTGCGCCGGGGCCTTGGGGATGTTCCCACCTTTGGCTGGTCCGTGCGCGACGTGGGCCGTATCGCCGCCCACACAGGCGCCCTGACCATCGTGCCCCATCCCTTTCACCTGGGCCGCACCTCGGCGGGCAACATCCTCTCTCGCCGGGGTTATCTCCGGCTGTTGGCCGTGTCCGATTACGTGGAGATCCACAACGGCTCGGCCCTGACCTTTGACTCGCAACTCACGGGTTGCGGGGCGGGCCAGCTCTTCGGCAAGACCCAGCACAAGCTCGACCTGACCCTGGATCTGCCCATGGCCGACCGGGGCGAGGGGCTGGGCTGGGCCGTGAGCAGTGACGCCCATTATCCCGGCGAGCAGTTCATCGTCGGCTGCACCGATGAGGTCATGGCTCCCGCAGAGCCCGTGCTCGACTTCCTGCGTCGCAGAATCCGTTTCGCCCCCCATGCTCTGATTGAGCCGCCCACCGAATACTCGGTCAACAGCCTCCATCTGCTGCGCAGCCTTCAGGGGGTGCTCAAGGAGGCCATGGTCAAACAGTGCCTCAGGACTTCCGGTCGCGCCCGCGCCGCCGGGGTGGCCCTGGCCCTCTCCTGCGGAGCCTTTGCCTCCATGTGA